In Flagellatimonas centrodinii, a single window of DNA contains:
- a CDS encoding class I SAM-dependent methyltransferase yields MKDTDKRGIWSRALGRGVFPHQLTWILDLPGRGLIMSARTVADRLPVKPDANVLEIGPGSGYYSVEVAKRIPDGWLTLVDIQQEMLEKSAHALKAAGIHHFATRQSDGATLPFKNNTFDALFLVTVFGEIENRASFLLEAARVLKKDGVLSITEHHPDPDFESASDVAADLRQHGFMPLQTLGWRWAYTLNASRL; encoded by the coding sequence ATGAAAGACACCGATAAACGTGGGATCTGGTCGCGCGCCTTGGGGCGTGGCGTCTTTCCGCATCAGTTGACCTGGATTCTTGATCTTCCCGGCCGTGGCTTGATCATGTCTGCCCGAACGGTCGCTGACCGCCTGCCGGTAAAACCCGACGCAAACGTGCTCGAGATCGGCCCGGGATCTGGCTACTACAGTGTGGAGGTCGCCAAACGTATTCCTGATGGCTGGCTGACGCTCGTCGATATCCAGCAGGAAATGCTGGAGAAAAGCGCGCATGCGCTGAAGGCGGCAGGCATCCACCATTTCGCCACGCGGCAATCCGACGGGGCGACGTTGCCATTCAAGAACAACACCTTTGATGCGCTGTTCCTCGTCACGGTTTTCGGAGAGATCGAGAATCGCGCCTCATTCCTTCTGGAAGCGGCACGCGTGCTGAAGAAGGATGGCGTGCTGTCCATCACGGAGCACCATCCGGACCCGGACTTCGAGAGTGCTTCCGACGTTGCGGCAGACCTGCGGCAGCATGGGTTCATGCCTTTGCAGACGCTCGGCTGGCGCTGGGCATACACACTCAACGCGTCAAGACTTTGA
- a CDS encoding NAD(P)H-quinone oxidoreductase — protein sequence MRVVEISQPGGAEVLIPTQRPCPVPRAGEVLIRVAAAGINRPDVLQRQGLYRPPDDASDLPGLEVSGTVVAGDVGASGLRIGDRVCALVHGGGYAEYCCAQADQCLPIPQGWSEIEAASLPETLFTVWSNVFERGALAPGETLLVQGGSSGIGVTAIQLAHALGHRVFTTVGSADKAAACEALGAAVAIRYREQDFAAEIKRLTDGHGVDVILDMVGGDYIARELSCLADDGRLVIIGLLGGVQAQVPLPQILMRRLTVTGSTLRPRPPAYKAKIAAALRQRVWPLIEAGNIRPVIHQTFPLDAAADAHRLMESGAHIGKIVLTVSA from the coding sequence ATGCGAGTCGTCGAGATCAGCCAGCCTGGTGGTGCCGAGGTGCTGATCCCGACGCAGCGGCCCTGCCCGGTTCCGCGCGCCGGCGAAGTCCTGATCCGAGTGGCCGCCGCGGGCATCAACCGTCCCGACGTCCTGCAGCGCCAGGGCCTGTACCGGCCACCGGACGATGCGTCGGACCTTCCGGGGCTCGAGGTCAGCGGCACGGTGGTCGCCGGTGATGTCGGGGCATCCGGCCTGCGCATCGGCGACCGCGTCTGCGCCCTGGTTCACGGCGGCGGCTACGCCGAGTACTGCTGTGCCCAGGCCGACCAGTGCCTGCCGATCCCGCAGGGCTGGTCCGAGATCGAAGCGGCATCGCTACCGGAAACCCTGTTCACGGTCTGGAGCAACGTGTTCGAACGTGGAGCGCTGGCACCCGGCGAAACCCTGCTGGTGCAGGGGGGCAGCAGCGGCATCGGCGTCACTGCCATCCAGTTGGCGCACGCGCTCGGCCACCGCGTGTTCACCACGGTTGGCAGCGCTGACAAGGCCGCGGCCTGTGAAGCCCTGGGCGCGGCGGTTGCCATCCGCTATCGAGAGCAGGATTTCGCCGCCGAGATCAAGCGCCTCACCGATGGCCACGGCGTCGATGTCATCCTCGACATGGTCGGCGGCGACTACATCGCCCGCGAGCTGAGTTGTCTCGCCGATGACGGCCGACTGGTCATCATCGGCCTGCTCGGCGGCGTCCAGGCGCAGGTGCCGCTACCGCAGATCCTGATGCGCCGCCTGACCGTCACCGGGTCGACGCTGCGCCCACGACCGCCGGCCTACAAGGCGAAGATCGCCGCCGCCCTGCGGCAACGGGTGTGGCCGTTGATCGAGGCCGGCAACATTCGCCCGGTGATCCATCAGACCTTCCCGCTGGACGCGGCGGCGGATGCGCACCGGCTGATGGAAAGCGGGGCCCATATCGGCAAGATCGTGTTGACGGTGTCGGCGTAG
- a CDS encoding ammonium transporter, whose amino-acid sequence MKSIRVLAAVLGTLPIAAFAQDSAFSGADTAWILTSTALVLFMTLPGLALFYGGLVRTKNVLSVLMQCFIITGIVTVLWLVAGYSLAFSGGNAFIGDLGKFMLGGIGEETLSGSIPESLFAMYQMTFAIITPALVIGGFAERIKFSAMVLFSGLWLLAVYVPVTHWVWSGEGWLFKMGLLDFAGGTVVHVTAGVAALVAALVLGPRQGFQSTPMLPHNMTMTVTGAGMLWVGWFGFNAGSALGANGNAAMAMLVTHISAAAGAMAWSVAEWKRYGKPSALGTVTGMVAGLGTITPASGFVGPGGALIIGLTAGVVCFAMTNFLKRVLKVDDSLDVFPVHGVGGILGTLAAGIFASDALGVFSGQGYADGMTMGSQMGVQAIGVLATGAYTAVVTWVLFKVVGVLTSGLRVSGEDEQVGLDQVSHNERGYDL is encoded by the coding sequence ATGAAATCAATTCGGGTGCTGGCGGCTGTGCTGGGCACGCTGCCGATCGCAGCGTTTGCGCAAGACAGCGCGTTCAGCGGTGCTGATACCGCGTGGATCCTCACATCCACGGCGCTGGTGCTGTTCATGACCCTGCCGGGTCTGGCACTGTTCTACGGTGGCCTGGTGCGCACCAAGAATGTGCTGTCGGTGCTGATGCAGTGCTTCATCATCACCGGCATCGTCACCGTGTTGTGGCTGGTGGCGGGTTACAGCCTGGCCTTCAGCGGCGGCAATGCGTTCATCGGCGATCTGGGCAAGTTCATGCTCGGCGGTATCGGCGAAGAGACCCTCAGCGGCAGCATTCCCGAGTCCCTGTTCGCGATGTACCAGATGACCTTCGCCATCATCACCCCGGCGCTGGTCATCGGCGGCTTCGCCGAACGCATCAAGTTCTCCGCGATGGTGCTGTTCTCCGGCCTGTGGCTGCTGGCGGTCTACGTGCCGGTCACCCATTGGGTGTGGTCGGGCGAGGGTTGGCTGTTCAAGATGGGGCTGCTCGACTTCGCCGGCGGTACCGTGGTGCACGTCACCGCCGGTGTCGCTGCACTGGTTGCGGCGCTGGTGCTGGGCCCGCGTCAGGGCTTTCAGAGCACGCCGATGCTGCCGCACAACATGACCATGACCGTGACTGGTGCCGGCATGCTGTGGGTGGGCTGGTTCGGCTTCAACGCTGGTTCCGCCCTCGGCGCCAACGGCAATGCCGCGATGGCGATGCTGGTCACCCATATTTCGGCAGCCGCTGGGGCCATGGCCTGGTCAGTGGCTGAATGGAAACGCTATGGCAAGCCCTCAGCCCTGGGCACGGTCACCGGCATGGTGGCGGGTCTTGGCACCATCACTCCGGCCTCCGGCTTCGTCGGCCCTGGCGGGGCACTGATCATCGGTCTTACCGCCGGGGTGGTCTGCTTCGCGATGACCAATTTCCTCAAGCGCGTGCTCAAGGTGGACGATTCCCTTGATGTGTTCCCGGTGCACGGTGTCGGCGGCATTCTCGGGACCCTGGCCGCCGGCATCTTTGCCTCCGACGCACTGGGCGTGTTCAGTGGCCAGGGCTATGCCGACGGCATGACAATGGGTTCGCAGATGGGCGTGCAGGCCATTGGCGTGCTTGCCACCGGCGCCTATACCGCGGTGGTCACCTGGGTGCTGTTCAAGGTCGTGGGTGTACTCACCAGCGGCTTGCGGGTGAGCGGCGAGGACGAGCAGGTGGGCCTCGACCAGGTCAGCCACAACGAGCGCGGTTACGACCTCTGA
- a CDS encoding PaaI family thioesterase, with amino-acid sequence MNVMTRDAAATGLQQLQNLLAGGRQPPIGETLQFGLEEVSEGRAVFTAVPGAHLYNPIGSVHGGFAATLLDSACGCAVHSRLSADQAYTTLELKVAYHRGMSAATGKVRAIGTVLTMGRRVAFAEAQLLDSEDRLLASASSTLLVMDRTPA; translated from the coding sequence ATGAACGTGATGACCCGCGATGCCGCCGCCACAGGCCTGCAGCAACTTCAGAACCTGCTCGCGGGCGGCCGCCAGCCGCCCATCGGGGAGACCCTGCAGTTCGGGCTTGAAGAGGTCTCGGAGGGCCGCGCGGTGTTTACCGCCGTGCCCGGGGCGCACCTGTACAACCCCATCGGCTCTGTGCACGGGGGCTTTGCCGCAACGCTGCTGGACTCGGCCTGCGGCTGCGCCGTCCACAGTCGACTGAGCGCCGACCAGGCCTACACCACGCTGGAACTCAAGGTGGCCTACCACCGGGGCATGAGCGCCGCGACCGGCAAGGTTCGGGCGATCGGAACCGTCCTCACCATGGGGCGACGTGTGGCATTTGCCGAGGCGCAGCTGCTGGACAGCGAGGATCGTCTGCTGGCCTCCGCGTCCTCTACCCTACTGGTGATGGACCGCACCCCCGCCTGA
- a CDS encoding NAD(P)H-dependent flavin oxidoreductase: MSLPEILRKNLRLPVVGSPLFIVSNPDLVIAQCKAGVVGSFPALNARPADQLAVWLKRINEELDRHNQENPDRPAAPYAVNQIVHRSNARLQHDIEVCVEHKVPIVITSLGARTDLNDAVHSYGGITLHDIINDRFARKAVEKGADGLIAVAAGAGGHAGTLSPFALIQEIRQWFDGPLLLSGSIASGDGVLAAQAMGADMAYIGSAFIATVEANADERYKQCIVDSRAEDIVYSNLFTGVHGNYLRPSIVQMGLDPDNLPESDPSKMDFGSGGNTDAKAWKDIWGCGQGIGAVKEIQSTADLVARLEREYQAARQRVLGA; the protein is encoded by the coding sequence ATGAGCCTGCCCGAGATCCTCCGCAAGAACCTTCGCCTGCCCGTGGTGGGCTCCCCCCTGTTCATCGTCTCCAACCCGGACCTGGTGATCGCCCAGTGCAAGGCCGGGGTGGTGGGCTCGTTCCCGGCACTCAATGCCCGTCCGGCCGACCAGCTGGCAGTGTGGCTGAAGCGCATCAACGAGGAACTGGATCGCCACAACCAGGAAAATCCGGACCGACCCGCGGCACCGTATGCGGTGAACCAGATCGTGCATCGCTCCAATGCCCGTCTGCAGCACGATATCGAAGTCTGTGTCGAGCATAAGGTGCCCATCGTCATCACCTCGCTGGGCGCCCGCACCGATCTCAACGACGCGGTGCATTCCTACGGCGGCATCACCCTGCACGACATCATCAACGATCGGTTTGCGCGCAAGGCGGTGGAAAAGGGGGCCGATGGCCTCATCGCAGTGGCGGCAGGCGCCGGTGGCCACGCCGGCACGCTGTCGCCGTTCGCGCTGATCCAGGAAATTCGTCAGTGGTTTGACGGGCCGCTGCTGCTCTCCGGCTCGATCGCCAGCGGCGACGGTGTGCTCGCCGCCCAGGCGATGGGCGCCGACATGGCCTACATCGGCTCAGCCTTCATCGCCACCGTCGAGGCCAATGCCGACGAGCGCTACAAGCAGTGCATCGTCGACAGCCGCGCCGAAGACATCGTCTATTCCAACCTGTTCACCGGGGTGCACGGCAACTACCTGCGGCCCTCGATCGTGCAGATGGGACTGGACCCGGACAACCTGCCGGAATCCGACCCGAGCAAAATGGATTTCGGCTCCGGCGGCAACACCGATGCCAAGGCCTGGAAGGACATCTGGGGCTGCGGGCAGGGGATCGGGGCGGTCAAGGAGATCCAGTCCACCGCCGATCTCGTGGCACGCCTGGAACGCGAGTACCAGGCGGCTCGGCAGCGCGTACTCGGCGCCTGA
- a CDS encoding intermembrane transport protein PqiB, which yields MNDADDPLSRLPAPDVAPRSRLLPSLIWLVPLVAALVGLVLIVQTYAGRGPTITIRFESAEGLEAGKTEVRFKNVVIGRVSTIELSEDREQVLVSVDLSKDASSVAVEDTRFWVVRPRADLGGVSGLNTLLSGAYVGVDVGRSDKQQLHFTGLEIPPAVTNDQQGTRFTLTREDLGSLNIGSPIYFRSVPVGRVVGFDLDENGEGVTLQAFIDAPYDRFVTRRTRFWNASGVNVNLDANGLKLNTQSLVTLLAGGLAFQSLPGGKEAPEPATENSTFRVYDDQATALAPADRIAMTVKMRFFQSMRGLSRGAIVDFKGVELGAVTDTELEYDPGQKRFASTVTATVYPGRLGRAYEQLRAREGGEDPAPEVLFQRMIDRGLRAQLRNGNLITGQLYVALDFMPKAPRVISNPDIRPLEIPTEAGSFDQLQAQIADIVTKIDSIPFGEIGGNLRDTLKSAEQVMRQIDTEVAPELRRTLAETRAAVEAANSSLAAPDAPLQQDLRLMMEQVDRAARSLRNLSDTLQRNPQSLLRGKPETPDEEQ from the coding sequence CGACGATCACGATCCGCTTCGAGTCAGCCGAAGGCCTTGAGGCCGGCAAGACCGAGGTGAGGTTCAAGAATGTGGTGATCGGGCGGGTTAGCACCATCGAGCTCAGTGAGGACCGCGAACAGGTGCTGGTCAGCGTTGATCTCAGCAAGGATGCCTCGTCGGTGGCGGTGGAGGACACCCGCTTCTGGGTGGTGCGGCCGCGCGCAGACCTCGGCGGCGTTTCCGGCCTCAACACCTTGTTGTCGGGCGCCTATGTCGGTGTCGATGTCGGTCGCAGTGACAAGCAGCAGCTGCATTTCACCGGGTTGGAGATTCCACCGGCGGTGACCAACGACCAACAGGGCACACGGTTCACCCTGACGCGTGAGGACCTCGGCTCGCTGAACATCGGCTCGCCGATCTACTTCCGCAGCGTGCCGGTCGGCCGAGTGGTCGGGTTCGATCTCGACGAGAACGGCGAGGGTGTCACCCTGCAGGCGTTCATTGATGCCCCCTACGACCGCTTTGTGACCCGCCGCACGCGCTTCTGGAACGCCAGCGGGGTCAACGTCAATCTCGATGCCAATGGGCTCAAGCTCAATACCCAGTCGCTGGTGACCCTGTTGGCGGGTGGTTTGGCGTTCCAGTCGTTACCGGGCGGCAAGGAAGCGCCGGAGCCGGCGACGGAGAACAGCACCTTCCGCGTTTACGACGACCAGGCCACCGCGCTGGCGCCGGCCGACCGCATCGCGATGACGGTCAAGATGCGGTTCTTCCAGTCCATGCGGGGCCTCTCCCGAGGTGCCATCGTTGATTTCAAGGGCGTTGAGCTGGGGGCCGTGACCGATACCGAGCTGGAATATGACCCCGGCCAAAAGCGCTTCGCATCAACCGTGACTGCCACGGTCTATCCCGGGCGGCTCGGGCGCGCCTACGAACAGTTGCGGGCGCGGGAGGGCGGCGAAGACCCGGCGCCGGAGGTATTGTTCCAGCGGATGATCGACCGCGGCCTGCGGGCACAGCTGCGGAATGGCAACCTGATCACCGGGCAACTCTACGTGGCGCTGGATTTTATGCCCAAGGCGCCACGGGTGATCAGCAACCCGGATATCCGGCCGCTGGAGATTCCCACCGAGGCCGGCAGCTTCGACCAGTTGCAGGCGCAGATCGCCGATATCGTCACCAAGATCGATAGCATTCCCTTCGGTGAAATCGGTGGCAATTTGCGCGATACGCTGAAGAGTGCGGAGCAGGTCATGAGGCAGATCGATACCGAAGTGGCCCCGGAGTTGCGGCGGACACTGGCGGAAACCCGCGCCGCTGTCGAGGCCGCCAACAGCAGCCTTGCCGCACCGGATGCACCGCTGCAGCAGGACCTGCGGTTGATGATGGAACAGGTGGACCGTGCTGCACGGTCGCTGCGCAACCTGTCCGATACCCTGCAACGCAACCCGCAGTCGCTACTGCGCGGCAAGCCGGAGACCCCTGATGAGGAGCAATGA
- a CDS encoding TetR/AcrR family transcriptional regulator — protein sequence MIGSNRREQTHQRIVDTAARAIRRGGYQGVGLADIMKAAGLTHGGFYAHFANRDALLVEAIEQAGVASAQSMIDATARREARGAGRFAALVSTYLADIHLSKIEEGCPIAALLSEMPRQSAEVQVASRRRIRAFVAAIRERLPETADDAAADIVAATLVGALQMARALGDGPEGRAFLAAQRTALMNTYGAGEAST from the coding sequence ATGATCGGAAGCAATCGCCGAGAGCAGACGCATCAGCGCATCGTCGATACCGCCGCTCGGGCGATCCGGCGGGGTGGCTATCAGGGCGTCGGCCTCGCCGACATCATGAAGGCCGCCGGCCTGACACACGGCGGCTTCTATGCACACTTCGCCAACCGCGACGCCTTGCTGGTGGAAGCCATCGAGCAGGCCGGCGTTGCCAGCGCGCAGTCGATGATCGACGCCACCGCCCGCCGGGAGGCGCGGGGTGCGGGTCGTTTTGCTGCGCTGGTGTCGACCTATCTGGCCGACATCCACCTGTCGAAGATCGAAGAAGGCTGTCCGATCGCGGCGTTGCTGAGCGAGATGCCGCGGCAGTCCGCCGAGGTGCAGGTGGCCTCGCGGCGGCGCATCCGCGCCTTTGTGGCGGCGATACGGGAGCGGTTGCCGGAGACGGCGGATGACGCCGCTGCCGACATCGTGGCAGCAACCCTGGTCGGGGCCCTGCAAATGGCCCGGGCGCTGGGTGACGGGCCGGAAGGCCGGGCTTTCCTGGCGGCGCAGCGCACCGCATTGATGAATACCTATGGCGCTGGCGAGGCGTCGACCTGA
- a CDS encoding PqiC family protein, which yields MRSNERWQRAAMAMMAALWVSACAPPASHFYTLMPPSQAEVAVPVGAEAFELRAVRVPGQVDLPQLVVREGIGEVRVAETHQWVAPLHDEVRSALSTLLAARLGQADLYRVPQPEGISLTRITVELRRFDSAPGDHVGIDALWAIQPPGDAVLRTCSGSFRESVSRSGYGALVEAHQRALGRLADAIEVALTTPGC from the coding sequence ATGAGGAGCAATGAGCGCTGGCAGCGTGCCGCGATGGCGATGATGGCCGCACTGTGGGTGTCGGCTTGCGCGCCACCAGCTTCACATTTCTACACCCTGATGCCGCCGTCGCAGGCCGAAGTTGCGGTGCCGGTCGGTGCCGAGGCCTTCGAGCTGCGGGCAGTGCGGGTGCCTGGCCAGGTCGACCTGCCGCAACTGGTCGTGCGGGAAGGTATCGGCGAGGTGCGGGTGGCGGAAACCCACCAATGGGTGGCGCCGCTGCATGACGAAGTGCGCAGCGCGCTCTCCACGCTGCTGGCAGCACGGCTGGGCCAGGCCGACTTGTATCGCGTGCCGCAGCCCGAGGGTATTTCGCTGACGCGTATCACGGTCGAGCTGCGACGTTTCGACTCGGCGCCGGGCGATCATGTCGGCATCGACGCCTTGTGGGCGATTCAGCCGCCGGGTGACGCCGTGCTGCGCACCTGCAGCGGCAGTTTTCGGGAGTCGGTGTCGCGGTCCGGCTACGGCGCGCTGGTCGAGGCGCACCAGCGAGCTTTGGGACGTCTGGCCGATGCCATTGAGGTTGCGCTGACCACCCCCGGCTGCTGA
- a CDS encoding SDR family oxidoreductase produces the protein MKIENAVVLVTGANRGLGQVFARAALARGARKVYAAVRDPASVQLARVTPVKLDVTRPEDVARAAAECGDVTLVINNAGIAHFGGFFADHSIDEARQQLETNFFGPLRVSRAFAPILAANGGGAILNVLSVASWLNGPLLGVYAATKSAAWGLTNGMRMELAAQGTQVTGLHVGFVDTDLTRDLDVPKLNPTAVVDAAFDGLEAGEAEILVDDFTRAVKRGLSETPAIYVTGPQPVRVAETA, from the coding sequence ATGAAAATCGAAAACGCAGTGGTGCTGGTCACCGGCGCCAACCGTGGTTTGGGCCAGGTGTTCGCCCGCGCGGCTTTGGCGCGGGGCGCCCGCAAGGTGTATGCGGCGGTGCGTGACCCGGCGTCGGTGCAGCTGGCACGGGTGACGCCGGTCAAGCTGGATGTGACCCGCCCCGAAGATGTCGCCCGCGCTGCCGCAGAATGTGGTGACGTGACGCTGGTGATCAACAACGCAGGCATTGCCCACTTCGGCGGCTTCTTCGCCGACCACAGTATCGACGAGGCGCGCCAGCAACTCGAGACCAACTTCTTCGGGCCGCTGCGGGTCAGCCGTGCCTTCGCGCCGATTCTGGCGGCAAACGGAGGGGGTGCGATTCTCAACGTACTGTCGGTGGCCAGCTGGCTCAACGGCCCCTTGCTGGGCGTGTACGCGGCGACCAAGTCTGCCGCATGGGGGCTGACCAACGGCATGCGCATGGAACTCGCGGCCCAGGGCACGCAGGTGACCGGTCTGCACGTGGGTTTTGTCGATACCGACCTCACCCGCGACCTCGACGTGCCCAAACTGAATCCGACGGCGGTAGTCGATGCCGCCTTCGACGGGCTGGAAGCGGGCGAGGCCGAAATCCTGGTCGATGACTTTACCCGAGCGGTGAAGCGCGGATTGTCGGAAACCCCGGCGATTTACGTCACGGGCCCACAGCCGGTTCGCGTGGCCGAGACGGCCTGA
- a CDS encoding PadR family transcriptional regulator, which produces MALAHAILVSLLDRPASGYDLAKRFDQTVGYFWKASHQQIYLELHKLAQNGCVQAETVEQSARPNRILYALTPLGRDAIDSWVEERTEPPTVKEELLVKLFALGSVDIATVQAEIERRLVAHRERLQRYTAVMAEHYPRPEALGPRKRGRYLGLRLGILSEQSTIAWCEEAVAMVAALQPSRAAPKAPSDG; this is translated from the coding sequence GTGGCGTTGGCGCATGCCATTCTGGTGTCGTTGCTCGACCGTCCTGCGTCGGGCTACGACCTCGCCAAGCGGTTCGACCAGACCGTGGGCTATTTCTGGAAGGCCAGTCACCAGCAGATCTATCTGGAACTGCACAAGCTCGCGCAGAACGGGTGCGTGCAGGCCGAGACGGTGGAACAGAGTGCCCGCCCCAACCGGATTCTCTATGCGTTGACGCCACTGGGGCGCGACGCGATCGACTCCTGGGTCGAGGAGCGTACCGAGCCGCCCACCGTCAAGGAGGAGCTGCTGGTGAAGCTGTTCGCATTGGGGTCGGTGGATATTGCCACCGTCCAGGCCGAAATCGAACGGCGTCTGGTCGCGCATCGTGAGCGGCTACAGCGCTACACCGCCGTGATGGCCGAGCACTATCCGAGGCCGGAGGCGCTCGGTCCCCGCAAACGGGGCCGCTACCTTGGCCTGCGGCTGGGCATTCTGTCCGAGCAGAGCACCATCGCCTGGTGCGAAGAAGCGGTCGCGATGGTGGCCGCCTTGCAGCCCTCGCGGGCAGCGCCCAAAGCCCCAAGCGACGGCTGA
- a CDS encoding dienelactone hydrolase family protein translates to MHAFEYGLRPLNFRTARPAAAGFSRRRFLTATLASGFALAAQPVRAQTITTDSDGLVAGEVEVPVADGHIPAYRAMPASGTGFPVLLVVQEIFGVHAHLQDVCRRYAKQGYFAIAPEMFVRQGDVSGMSDVGAILSEVVSKVPDAQVMSDLDATVAYADSTGKADAGRLGIVGYCWGGRTVWLYAHHNPSVKAGVAYYGLLNGMKGPLKPVDPVDIAADLKVPVLGLYAGADAYIHNDALVAMRAGLRQGRTDSEIIVFPGVQHGFNADYRPSYDRVAAEYAAGLARGWLSDHGV, encoded by the coding sequence ATGCATGCATTCGAGTACGGCCTGCGTCCCCTGAACTTCAGGACGGCACGACCCGCGGCAGCCGGCTTCAGCCGTCGCCGCTTTCTCACTGCCACCCTGGCCAGTGGCTTCGCCCTGGCGGCACAGCCGGTCCGGGCGCAGACCATCACCACCGACAGCGACGGGCTGGTGGCAGGCGAGGTCGAGGTGCCGGTGGCCGATGGTCATATCCCGGCCTACCGGGCGATGCCGGCCAGCGGCACGGGGTTTCCGGTGCTGCTCGTGGTGCAGGAAATCTTCGGCGTCCACGCGCATCTCCAGGATGTCTGCCGTCGCTACGCCAAGCAGGGCTACTTTGCCATCGCACCGGAGATGTTCGTGCGCCAGGGCGACGTCTCCGGGATGTCCGATGTCGGCGCCATCCTGTCTGAGGTGGTCTCGAAGGTGCCCGATGCACAGGTGATGTCGGACCTCGATGCCACGGTCGCCTACGCCGACAGCACCGGCAAGGCCGACGCCGGCCGCCTTGGCATCGTCGGCTATTGCTGGGGTGGTCGCACCGTCTGGCTTTATGCCCATCACAATCCGTCGGTCAAGGCGGGCGTGGCCTACTACGGGCTGTTGAACGGGATGAAGGGCCCGCTCAAGCCGGTTGACCCGGTGGATATCGCCGCCGACCTGAAGGTGCCAGTGTTGGGCCTGTACGCCGGCGCCGATGCCTACATCCACAATGACGCCCTGGTGGCGATGCGCGCCGGTTTGCGGCAGGGCAGGACCGACTCCGAGATCATCGTGTTCCCCGGTGTGCAGCATGGATTCAACGCCGATTACCGCCCCAGCTACGACCGCGTGGCGGCGGAGTACGCTGCCGGTCTGGCACGCGGGTGGCTGAGCGATCACGGCGTCTGA
- a CDS encoding glutathione S-transferase family protein yields MRLITIPMSHYCEKARWGLVYAGVAYVEEGHLQGLHIRVARRHNPAGLLPVLIDGDKVVADSTAILRYLDGPLPAAQRLYPPMIADEVAALEEDFDEHLGVETRRWVYFHWLPQSGRDVVRVAAQGTPRWQRWIGPPMYPLLRVALKRHLAVTADKVRHGLGTIEQTFDRVAARLADGRPYLCGDRFTAADLSFACMASPVLLPPEYGIRLPALDEAPTSARADLARFRAHPAGRYALDLFARHRRVAARDSPHDPAYAVTPAPLGAP; encoded by the coding sequence ATGCGCCTGATCACCATCCCCATGAGCCACTACTGCGAGAAGGCCCGCTGGGGGCTGGTGTACGCCGGTGTGGCCTATGTGGAAGAAGGTCATCTTCAGGGGCTTCACATCAGGGTGGCACGCCGCCACAACCCGGCCGGTTTGTTGCCGGTGCTGATTGATGGCGACAAGGTGGTGGCCGATTCGACCGCCATCCTGCGCTACCTCGACGGCCCGCTGCCCGCCGCCCAGAGGTTGTACCCGCCGATGATTGCGGATGAGGTGGCCGCACTCGAAGAAGACTTTGACGAACACCTGGGTGTTGAAACGCGGCGCTGGGTCTACTTTCACTGGCTGCCCCAGTCTGGCCGTGACGTCGTGAGGGTCGCGGCACAAGGCACGCCGCGCTGGCAGCGCTGGATTGGACCGCCAATGTATCCGTTGTTGCGCGTCGCCTTGAAACGCCACCTGGCGGTGACGGCCGACAAGGTCAGACATGGCCTTGGAACGATTGAGCAGACGTTTGACCGGGTGGCGGCACGCCTGGCGGATGGCAGGCCCTATCTATGCGGCGACCGCTTTACTGCCGCCGACCTCAGCTTTGCCTGCATGGCCTCGCCGGTATTGCTGCCGCCAGAATATGGTATCCGGCTACCCGCGCTGGACGAGGCGCCGACCTCGGCACGTGCTGACCTGGCACGCTTCCGGGCGCATCCTGCGGGGCGATACGCTCTTGATTTATTTGCCCGGCATCGGCGCGTGGCCGCGCGAGACAGCCCGCACGACCCGGCTTATGCCGTCACCCCCGCCCCCCTCGGAGCACCCTGA